One genomic region from Xenopus laevis strain J_2021 chromosome 2L, Xenopus_laevis_v10.1, whole genome shotgun sequence encodes:
- the stoml3.L gene encoding stomatin like 3 L homeolog isoform X1: protein METQRESRFSPDKRSSQDGLVDSADGSLGVCGWIILILSAFLAAVTFPLSIWFCVKIVQEYERAVVFRLGRIISGKAKGPGLMLVLPCTDTFIRVDLRIISFSIPPQEILTKDSVTTTVDGVVYYSVDSAIKAVANVSNVHVATQQLAQTTLRNILGTQTLSNILSNREEIANNIQAILDNATHKWGVKVDRVEMRDVRLPVQMQRAMAAEAEATREARAKVVAAEGEMNASRALKEASLVLSESPAALQLRYLQTLNTIAAENNSTIVFPLPIELMQGLLNRK from the exons ATGGAAACGCAAAGGGAGTCTCGGTTCTCCCCAGATAAGAGGTCGTCGCAGGATGGGCTAGTGG ACTCTGCAGATGGCAGTCTCGGTGTCTGTGGTTGGATCATATTGATTCTATCAGCCTTTTTGGCAGCCGTTACTTTTCCCTTATCCATATGGTTTTGCGTGAAG ATTGTTCAAGAATACGAGCGTGCAGTTGTATTTCGCTTGGGTCGCATTATTTCAGGAAAAGCAAAAGGGCCAG GTTTGATGTTGGTGCTGCCCTGCACAGATACCTTCATAAGGGTTGACCTCAGAATTATCTCCTTTTCAATTCCACCACAAGAG ATCCTCACCAAGGATTCCGTGACTACAACTGTGGATGGCGTTGTTTATTACAGTGTAGACAGCGCTATAAAGGCAGTGGCTAATGTGAGTAATGTTCATGTAGCCACGCAGCAGCTTGCGCAGACGACTCTGAGAAACATCCTGGGAACACAAACCCTTTCCAACATTCTGTCCAACAGGGAGGAAATCGCCAACAATATTCAG GCGATCCTGGACAACGCAACTCACAAATGGGGGGTGAAGGTGGATCGTGTGGAGATGAGAGATGTGCGCCTGCCAGTTCAGATGCAGAGAGCTATGGCTGCTGAAGCAGAAGCTACACGAGAGGCTAGAGCAAAG GTTGTGGCTGCTGAGGGTGAAATGAACGCATCCCGAGCTCTCAAAGAAGCTTCTCTAGTCTTATCAGAATctccagcagctcttcaattgcGTTACTTGCAGACACTCAACACAATTGCAGCAGAGAACAACTCAACAATTGTCTTCCCTCTCCCTATTGAGTTGATGCAAGGATTGCTTAACAGAAAGTAA